A window of the Juglans microcarpa x Juglans regia isolate MS1-56 chromosome 5D, Jm3101_v1.0, whole genome shotgun sequence genome harbors these coding sequences:
- the LOC121266092 gene encoding prefoldin subunit 6 yields the protein MASPAALRELQRELETKADDLNKIQKDISKNHQVRKKYTIQLGENELVLKELDLLSEDANVYKLIGPVLVKQDLAEANANVRKRIEYMSAELKRLDATLQDLEDKQNSKRDAVLKVQQRIQSRQAGKAKA from the exons ATGGCTTCCCCAGCCGCTCTTCGAGAACTACAGCGCGAATTAGAGACCAAAGCCGACGATCTTAACAAAATCCAGAAAG ATATTTCGAAGAATCACCAAGTGAGAAAGAAGTACACTATTCAGCTCGGTGAGAACGAGCTCGTCCTGAAG GAGTTGGATCTGCTGAGCGAAGATGCAAACGTGTACAAGTTGATCGGTCCGGTACTTGTAAAGCAGGATTTGGCAGAGGCAAATGCAAATGTGCGCAAGAGAATCGAATACATGTCTGCTGAATT GAAACGGCTTGATGCAACTCTTCAAGATTTGGAGGATAAGCAAAATAGCAAGAGAGATGCG GTCTTAAAGGTACAACAGAGGATCCAATCTCGCCAGGCCGGGAAAGCCAAGGCATAG